In Sphaeramia orbicularis chromosome 12, fSphaOr1.1, whole genome shotgun sequence, the following proteins share a genomic window:
- the LOC115429967 gene encoding mitogen-activated protein kinase 12-like isoform X1 encodes MAVRSRTGFYRQEVNRTVWEVPERYRDLKQVGTGAYGTVCSAWDRRSGAQVAIKKLHRPFQSKLFAKRAYRELRLLKHMKHENVIGLLDVFTAEIALDRFRDFYLVMPFMGTDLGKLMKIQRLSEDRVQFLVYQMLKGLKYIHSAGIIHRDLKPGNLAINPDCELKVLQLYLQPSRVKLFTRIILFHCLLFSFLIQILDFGLARQADAEMTGYVVTRWYRAPEVILNWMHYTQTVDIWSAGCIMAEMLLGKPLFKGNDHLDQLREIMKITGTPSADFVVKLQSQDAKNYLRSIPKVPKKDLRSIFNKADSNAVCVLEKMLLLDPEMRVSASEALDLPYFSEFRDTEEEMEALPYDQTMDNTDLPVEQWKRHTFTEILTFRPPKDGKETSL; translated from the exons ttCAGCGTGGGACCGCCGCTCAGGAGCACAGGTAGCCATCAAGAAGCTTCACCGACCTTTCCAGTCGAAACTCTTTGCCAAACGGGCCTACAGAGAGCTACGGCTCCTCAAACACATGAAGCATGAAAAT GTGATCGGACTGCTGGATGTCTTCACAGCTGAAATTGCATTGGACCGGTTTCGTGACTT TTACCTGGTGATGCCTTTCATGGGCACTGACCTCGGCAAACTGATGAAGATACAGAGATTATCTGAGGACAGAGTACAGTTCCTTGTCTATCAAATGCTGAAAGGACTCAAG TACATCCACTCTGCAGGGATCATTCACAGG GACCTTAAACCTGGAAATTTAGCCATTAACCCAGACTGTGAGTTAAAGGTACTCCAACTGTACCTACAACCATCTAGAGTCAAACTTTTCACACGTATTATACTTTttcattgtttattattttcatttctgATTCAGATTCTGGACTTTGGCCTGGCCAGGCAGGCTGATGCAGAAATGACCGGCTATGTTGTGACGCGCTGGTACCGAGCACCTGAAGTTATCCTCAACTGGATGCACTACACACAAACAG tggatATCTGGTCAGCAGGGTGTATCATGGCAGAAATGCTGTTGGGAAAACCGCTGTTTAAAGGAAACGATC ACCTGGACCAGCTCAGAGAAATAATGAAGATTACAGGAACTCCAAGTGCTGACTTTGTTGTGAAGCTGCAGAGCCAAGAT GCCAAAAACTACCTCAGAAGTATACCAAAAGTGCCAAAGAAAGATTTACGCTCCATTTTTAACAAAGCTGACTCAAATG CAGTGTGTGTCTTGGAAAAGATGCTACTTTTGGACCCGGAGATGAGAGTGAGCGCCTCAGAGGCTCTGGACCTGCCTTACTTCAGTGAATTTCGAGACacagaggaggagatggaggcgCTGCCATATGATCAGACTATGGACAATACAGACCTGCCAGTGGAGCAGTGGAAAC GTCACACGTTCACAGAGATCCTGACCTTCAGACCCCCCAAAGATGGCAAAGAGACTTCACTTTAA